Proteins from one Mercurialis annua linkage group LG7, ddMerAnnu1.2, whole genome shotgun sequence genomic window:
- the LOC126655228 gene encoding uncharacterized protein LOC126655228, producing the protein MSTRGRSPESLLASGKNSDKLSLATLQSKMKIDPEGYETELNLLYSQFNSAVELFGQQSTLSFTSLSSSGKCADLTIAKELADKAMFLAQMTPFYPKQLAEFPRQLAEFLKSSSKSLPSGLRCHVSQALILLINRKMVNINETLALFIELQTLGDRNLKKLAFSHVIHSIRRMNKQHKNDAKNRVLQNILFEILQQEDEGRAKRCLITLCELHRRKVWFDDRTANAICMACFHSSPRIMIAAMSFLLDYEKVEDGDSDDSDGASSEDESKSQVLISKEAIYKANNKGTVCSKKKKKAKLQRAMRSLKRQQRLSSEKSSSTYYSPLSHLKDAQGFAEKLFSRLQTCNERFEVKMMMLKLIARTVGLHQLILLNYYPYLQKYVQPHQRHITNLLAAAVQACHDMVPPDAVEPLFKQIVNQFVHDRSRPEAIAVGLNVIREICLRMPLLMTEDLLQDLVLYKKSHEKAIPAAARSLVVLFRQLCPSLLVKKDRGRPIDPKAKPKAYGEVNVSSDIPGLELLQNDDEDKDDDNHDEINEDVDDDDLAASGDEENQIYSDCTGTEDGDLENDSLDEDEEDNLDENDSDNNDKCINENDSDDDITINENDRDASDGSFSYNNSEMSDDDAKEHENAKGSHRTGKRKFSDFDGNLIAADTSLRALKNLTEERLNHNLSDPTDGFLSNEDFKKIKELKAKKDAKIALVRQGVKVPNSDQLSLKRVDPSKLEAHLRHKLSKKERLALVKAGREETGKYQARAVVKKQKTGGKSNQQKQHEKFMPSAARKARAQRTRTDKKRKQDRSGKQFRGKKAWK; encoded by the exons ATGTCAACCCGCGGCCGGTCACCGGAGTCACTCCTCGCCTCCGGCAAGAATTCCGACAAACTAAGCTTAGCAACACTAcaatcaaaaatgaaaatagaccCCGAAGGTTACGAAACGGAGCTAAATCTGTTGTACAGCCAATTCAATTCAGCAGTTGAGCTGTTTGGACAACAATCAACGCTCAGTTTTACATCGTTATCCTCATCGGGAAAATGTGCTGATCTAACTATAGCTAAAGAGCTCGCTGATAAGGCAATGTTTTTAGCTCAAATGACGCCGTTTTATCCTAAGCAACTCGCTGAGTTCCCGCGTCAACTCGCTGAATTTCTTAAATCATCTTCTAAATCACTTCCTTCTGGCCTTAGGTGTCATGTTTCTCAAGCtcttattcttttaattaatcGGAAG ATGgttaatattaatgaaactcTTGCATTGTTCATCGAGCTACAAACATTGGGAGATAGAAATCTGAAAAAATTGGCATTTTCGCATGTTATTCATAGCATTAGACGCATGAATAAGCAGCATAAAAATGATGCGAAGAATCGAGTTCTACAAAATATATTGTTTGAAATCCTACAG CAAGAGGATGAAGGGAGAGCTAAGAGATGTTTAATCACATTATGTGAGCTTCATCGGAGAAAGGTTTGGTTTGATGATAGAACAGCAAATGCAATTTGCATGGCTTGTTTTCATTCATCGCCTAG GATCATGATTGCTGCCATGTCGTTTCTTTTGGATTACGAGAAGGTTGAGGATGGTGATAGTGATGATAGTGATGGTGCAAGCAGTGAAGATGAATCAAAATCTCAGGTTCTTATCAGTAAAGAGGCTATTTATAAG GCAAATAATAAAGGCACTGTATGcagtaaaaagaaaaagaaagcaaaATTGCAGCGTGCTATGCGCAGTTTGAAAAGGCAGCAACGTCTTTCATCAGAAAAAAGCAGTTCAACTTATTATTCACCACTAAGCCATCTCAAAGATGCTCAG GGCTTTGCTGAGAAGCTATTTTCTCGACTTCAGACTTGCAATGAACGTTTTGAG GTTAAGATGATGATGTTGAAATTAATTGCTCGAACTGTTGGTCTTCATCAATTGATTTTGTTGAACTACTATCCTTACCTTCAGAAATATGTTCAG CCTCATCAACGTCATATCACAAATTTACTTGCAGCAGCTGTTCAGGCTTGTCATGATATG GTGCCTCCAGATGCCGTTGAACCATTATTCAAACAAATAGTAAATCAATTTGTACATGATCGTTCACGACCAGAG GCCATTGCTGTTGGACTGAATGTGATAAGAGAAATTTGCTTGAGAATGCCTTTG TTGATGACAGAAGATTTACTGCAAGATCttgtattatataaaaaatcacaCGAGAAGGCAATTCCAGCTGCAGCTAGGTCACTTGTGGTTTTATTTAGACAG CTTTGTCCTTCACTATTAGTTAAGAAGGATCGGGGTCGTCCCATTGATCCGAAGGCAAAGCCAAAAGCATATGGAGAAGTTAATGTCTCCAGCGATATACCTGGGCTTGAGTTGTTACAAAATGATGATGAGGATAAAGACGATGATAACCATGATGAAATTAATGAGGATGTGGATGACGATGACTTGGCTGCCTCGGGTGATGAAGAAAATCAAATTTACAGTGACTGTACTGGAACTGAGGATGGTGATTTAGAAAATGACTCATTGGATGAAGATGAAGAGGACAATCTTGATGAAAATGACAGTGACAATAATGATAAATGTATTAATGAAAATGACAGTGATGATGATATTACTATTAACGAAAATGATCGCGATGCCAGCGATGGTAGCTTTAGTTACAATAACAGCGAAATGAGCGATGATGATGCAAAAGAACATGAAAATGCTAAGGGTTCTCATAGAACGGGCAAAAGGAAGTTCTCTGATTTTGATGGAAACCTTATTGCTGCTGATACGAGTCTTCGAGCGCTTAAGAATTTGACAGAAGAAAGGTTGAACCATAACTTATCTGATCCAACGGACGGCTTTCTTTCTAACGAGGACTTCAAAAAAATCAAGGAGTTGAAG GCGAAGAAGGATGCTAAAATTGCTTTAGTTCGGCAAGGAGTCAAAGTTCCAAACTCTGATCAATTAAGTCTTAAGCGAGTGGATCCTTCGAAGCTAGAA GCTCATTTGCGGCATAAGCTAAGCAAGAAAGAAAGATTGGCACTAGTGAAAGCTGGGAGGGAGGAAACAGGGAAATATCAGGCTCGAGCTGTCGTTAAAAAGCAGAAG ACGGGTGGTAAAAGTAACCAGCAGAAGCAACACGAGAAGTTTATGCCCTCTGCGGCCAGAAAGGCCAGGGCTCAAAGAACTCGGACTgacaaaaagagaaaacaagATCGCTCTGGCAAACAGTTTCGAGGGAAGAAAGCTTGGAAATGA